DNA sequence from the Oryza brachyantha chromosome 5, ObraRS2, whole genome shotgun sequence genome:
TAGACAAATCATCCATTTCCTCCTCATTTTTGGCAAGGATCCCTTCAAGAGATTCATTTTTCATTCTCTCGTGAACTAGAAGATCCTCTTGCCTCTTAAgcgaattttcttttttctctagcGCTTTCATGAGTTTAGCAATATGATGAGTGCAggtttgctaaaatttctaagcaTATCATTGTCATCATCATGATCTACATCATAATCATCACTAGTATCAATACTATGCTTAGGGGCAAGGAATACCTTGCGCCCTTGCGCCATAAGACACAAAGGCGTATGAttgttgtcgtcgtcgctcaAGTTGGGAAAGAGCCGCTCCGTGCTTGATGAAGAGATAGCCACGGTGGGGACGCCTTCACCCTTAAAGCCACTTGCCTTGGACTCATCTTCCTTCTTGTCCTTATCATCGCTTGAGAACCATTCTTCTCCAATGTGTGCCCTTCTGGGCCTTCTCTTGAAATACTTGGGCTTGGTTTCCTTGTTCTTGGCGAGCTTGGGACAATCTGCTATGAAGTGCCCAAATTCCTTGCACTTATAACAAGCCTTCTTGGATTGTTGCCTGGATTTGTCTTCACCTCTTCTTCCATTGCTCTTCTTCTAGAGAAAGCTCTTGAATTTGTGAACCAAGAGAGCAAGCTCTTCATCTTCACTCTCCAAGTCGCTTGAGCTTTCCTCCCTTGCCTTGGAGATGGACTTCTTTGCCTTGAAGGCCACTTTCTTGTTTTTGGCTTGAGCGGAGGACGAGTCgagcttcttcacttcttttgcttcttcttcAAGGAGCTCGTGGGAGATGATTCTTGAGAGCACATCACTTGGGGACATCCTCTTGAACCCGCTTGACTCACGAATCAATGTCACCAAGGTGGGATTCCTTGGTGCTATTGCTCGGAGCAAGCGCTTCACCACCATGTGATCCGTCAAGTCTTCACTCCCAAGGCTGTGAATCTTGTTCACGATAAACATCATCCGGTCATACATCTCTTGCGGCGTCTCATCATCTTCCATAACGAATCTACCAAGCTTCCCTTCAAGGAGTTCGATTTTTGATTCTCGAACTCCTTATGATCCCTCGTGAGCCACTTGGAGAGTATCTCATATCTCCTTTGCTTCTTCAAGTTGATCAACTTTATTGAACTCCTCCGGACTCAAGGAATTGAGGATTACGCTTGCCGCTTGAGCGTTGCGGTGGATGAGAAGCTCTTGTGCTGATGTGAGCTCTTCTCCTTCATCCGGTACGTCGTTCACCCCTGTACACACAACCTTCcaaacacttggatgcaaagaGATCAAGTAAAATTTCATCTTGTGCTTCCATGCACCATAGTAAGTGCCATCAAAATAAGGAGGGCGACCGGAAGGTAAAGACACATTAGTACAGGGAGAGGGGTTGAGTTTAGAGTAATCAAACTCAAAGGTAGCTCCCTTCTTGGAGGTATGTGACTTTTGTGAAGagtcttctccttctccttcattGACGTCTTTCGAGGTTCCGCTAGTCTTGTCTCCCATCTTGGATCACTTCAAGCGATTAAGCCTTTTCAGAAGAacaggctctgataccaattgaaatCCTAGGGAGATAGCCTAGAGGGGGGAATAGGCGACTTGAAAAATCTTTCGAAATGCAGCGGTTAGTAGGTCCGGACCGTCCAGGctcaggggccggaccgtccggtcggcgCTCTCGGGTTGcaccgagagctctggccggactgTCCAGGTatgaacaccggaccgtccagTCAGTGAAAGAGAGGACTATTCAGTTCTTCTTTCTTGGTGGAGTTCCTACGAATGTGTAGTGCTTGTGTGTTGAAAATGAACTTAGAAAGAACACAGAAACAACGAAAAGTGAAGGAAGGCACAAATATGAACACGAGAGATCTTTTTtacccgaagttcggatcctTCGATcatactctccgttgaggcacATCActgagcgggatctctctcgatccttttcctctcttggcttcttcACACAAGATCgacacgggtctccgaattcactcCTAGGCACTAGCAAGTCattgatcgaccaccaaggtcaagatcaacctCTTGCCTAGTCCTTGGATGCAATTTGCTCTAACCTGCAACCTTCTaagaagaagcacaagaattCACTAGAGAACTTGCCTTTTTCCTTGTGGGGATTAGGcgccaaccttcacaaacttgatcCCGGGCAATCCACAAGCttggaggctcgcgggcgacgcctatccgtctaggagctcaagctccaagagtaataggcctgcacgtctccacatgcatccatttaGTCACTCAAGACCACTTGAACACTTTCTTGAAGGCTAAAGAACTCTCAATATCACTCACTAATCCCTTTCAACACTACCTACCCTAGATTCTCACTCAAATCACTCTAGGAGGTGTTAGGATTGGTGGGGGAGGCTTGAAGAGGGCTAGAACCAGCCTAGGAACCCTATGATTTGAACTggaagcctcaccaacggctagaatcccgaggtggattataTAGGGCTGTCAAACGTCAGCTAGCCATTGGAAAAAGTTACATGGGCCGAATCGTCTGGCCCACACTTGGGTTCTGGAGGCTGCCtggggccggactgtccggtcctGACCAGACTGTCCGGTCCAGgctttttggaaatttttctTTCCTAGCCTCTAACACTCACTAATCACTCACGGATGCATGTGTTGACtaggtgacccctcttaatagtacatATTATCCTATGTCTCAAagcgaaagaaaaaaacgtaTTTCTAAGGCTTCAAATCCATTCGCTTTTCATCTTGTGGGTCACTTCTAGTCTAATTTAAACCTTTCGCAATAGAGCACAAGTAAAGCTTCGCTttacttctctgcaatcacaagcGGTTAGCGTACACATGGTTTGACTAgaattgtcattaatcatccaaaacccgctttaggggctagatgctcTTTCAACGGGGACTAGCTGCTAGCGGTCACCGATATAGGCAAGCAtagggagagagaaggcgcTGCCAAGTGCTGTGAGAGAGGACTAGGTACTAGGTACAAGGTAGCAGGGACTAGGTACTAGGTACAAGGTAGCAGAATTCGGGCAAAGATGGAGTCAAGGCAGTGACCGGTTGTTGAAAAagtatatcaaggcctagagggggggtgaataggcgatttaaaaattaaaccaaaaaaacGAAAGCCGAGACTTTTGGAAGTTCCGCTCAGGGGcatcggaacttccggtcttcggaagttccgttggtcttcggaacttccgacagcACTAGATCTAGAACGAGAAATGAGTAGATCTATCCAACCAAACATTAAATAAGCAAACCACCACCAAGCTTTGCACAATCAGCAACTAGAGTACGTGTGGCAATCAAAAGCAAAGCTTTAATCATAAGTTAGAGTGAAATCACCACAACTAGAGATAGAGACAttttaccgaagttccaatctttgaggggattgtactctccgttgaggagctcaaacttgagccgggttctacaaccctttcctcggggttgcactcgtacactccccctcactcgaGGTGTCTCTTTCCTTTCGGAGGTGAGACCCAACATTCACAAACCTTTCCCGGCGCAGCACAAGAACTCTGGAGGCTCTAGGAACGACGcctagccgtctaggtgttctcaaccaccaagagtaacaagttAGCAAAGAGATCTtggggatgaatctagtgctcaagaaatttctcacgaagtcaacaccaagcactcaaactaactcaaaacaaccaactctcgcacacacaaaatccaaatcacttagatccgtggagagaAGGAAGTGGGAAAGTaaggctcaaagtgaatctcaagaaatcAAGCCAAGGGCATATGAATAAGCAATGGGAGTAGCAACCCTAGCTTTGGGGGTTGCGGGGTATAAAACCTCTCAATTTCTGCCcgttgggggcaaaagattcTCTCTTCAGAACTTTTGGAGGTCTCCTTCGAAATTTCCGGTCAGTTTAAAATAACAGCCcccaacacttagaaaattcaaaatcaactgcGAAAAGTCAAGTCGACGGAAGTTTCGGTCAgaaccttcggaacttccgtgaatctaACAGATCCGATTCTGgcttcttcggaacttccgtgattcttacagaaccgattctggcttCTTCGAAACTTCTaaaggtctccttcggaacttccatGAATCATACAAAACTGAATCTGACCTCTTCGGAAGTTCTGATAGTACCTTCAGAACTTTTATAAATTccagcacaacttcaaaaagatagaaaaatgcacttcaaaaatattttcgagcaccggattcattcctagatttcatttgcgcacccctctttatagtacgacattcctagttgactcaaattcaaagtaaacacacacgccaacacgaatataccaatttttcttctctttccacGTGGGCGGCGCACCAACTTTTTCATAaggactatttataccttcacattctcacacacaTTATTAGTCCttatcatttgattgtcattaatcaccaaaacaaattaggggcctagatgcactttcagttGTCGGGTCGACGAAGCGCCCTATTCACGAGTTTCTCTATGCGAGGTCAGAGGATGTTGATTAGGGTCGTGGAACTAAGGAGACGAGTAAAGCGCTAGTGCATTTCTAACTTATGGGCTAAATGGCATTTATGAGATACATTTTCCTACCATGTgttctttttcataaaatttttatagaagtaCGATTAATATAGAGCAAGCGCTGAACTAAAAAACTGAAGTGCCAAAACAGAAGTGCCAAAACATACAAAGTTGTAGGCCCATTGAGGCTACCAACGAGTTGCGGAGGGAGAAGCCATTTgactttgtttgtttttaattacGTGGAGAACTATACTCCCGCTAGAGATAAGAGCAAGGTCAATAGAAGAGCTTACTACTAGCTCCAAAATCTTTATATGTTATTAACAACAAACATATAACTAGCTTGTACAataattatacaaatatatactatatcaTCAATATATGATCAACCTCTCATACATACTCGTGTCTTAGAGTTTGTGTTGTAGCTGGCTGTAAATCTAtagcctatatttttttctttcgtatCTTCTCGGCATAAcataataaatatgatgtagtaataatttatatagatcTAGCTCCCATTAAAGGTGTTAACGGAGCGGATTTGGATGAGTAGTGGTCATACCATATcctaaaccataatttttaaatagatgCGGATCTTTTCGGATACGGATTATTGCGGATGTCAGAAAAGGTGCAGAGTCGGCTCGAAAACGGATTATTATGACCGGATGTGATATGTGCATGCAATCAATACATTGTCATTCAATAttggatgaaaaatacttAGTGTTATTGATGAGCTTTAGATTGAGTGCTTTATGGGCTAAAAAAACTCAGATTATCTACCAAAATGACTATTAGATTATCCGGTAAGAAAATTAGTTAATTCACATCCACCAGGTATTAACGATATCATCCGTATCTGAATCCACGACTCACTATTTAAATCTAACTACATATCCATTGAATAATAGTTACAAACTCGTACTATATTCTCAATTTAAGCGAAGTCAGAGACCGTTAACACCTCCCAGCGCCCATCGCTTACCATGCACATGCAGCAGGCTCATGCATGCCAGCGGCCAACTGCCAAGCCCATCCAGCTGGCGAAGTGGTCCCCATCACATTGGACAGCGACGCCGATGTGGTTTCGACGGAAGGAGCAGGACTGACTTCTCCGGCCGGCCGAGGCTCCTTCCTTCGCGGCGAAGGCTTTTTGCAGGCCGTTATAATCCCaaatcaaccaaccaaccgtCCCCTCGCGTCGCCAGCAACTCCGACGATGACCGTGGAGgcggagcgcgacggcgaggagcagcgccgccccctcctctccgccgccgcctcgccgcagCCAGGTAGGCTCTCCGATCCCCGTTTCGGTTTCTCGCTTCCGAACCCGTCCCCGGCCTGTCTCGTGACCTCAGCCTCGTTGGGATCCCGTTCCTGCAGCGGCGGAGCACccgcaccagcaccagcaccagcagcagtaCCAGTACCTGGGCCGGAGCAGCTCGTCGGCGctgcgcggaggcggcggcggcggcggcgcgggctggaGCGTGGGGCCGGAGATCAGCGCCGCGGAGGTCAGGTCGGCCGCGTCGATCTCCTCCGCCAGCTACtaccctccgccgcccgctgtCCACCACGACGTGTACCCGCCGGACATCCACCCCCCCTCCCCGTCGACTGCCCCTACACCTCCGCATCCTCACGGTGATTCAGCGTCGCCTACTCTTCTCATCTCTGTTCATTAGCTGGATTTGTGTGCGCTGTACCAACAGGCTGGTTTTAGCTGCAGGAGGATTAGCAATTGTTCCTCAAGGGCCGTATCCGTATGGCGGCGAATACCAGCCCTCTCATGATGGCAGAAGGTGAGCACTTCCAATCGAAATTGTGTATTGCTGCTAGGCCCGTCAACGAGAACCTGCTGCAGCATGATCATAGCGAGAATGGGCTGTGTGAAGTGTGAACATGGTAGGGAATTGGTGATCGAAGACTATGTACTTAACCCCAATGGGTACTATATATTCCCTTTGGTACCTCTTTACACCTTTCCATACCAAGTGCTTGAAAAGGTGCTTAGGGTAGCCAGCTAGTTGCCCAGATATCTTTCCATACCAATCGCACAGGAATGTGCCACATTTCGATTTGGTCTGGTAGTTGCCAGTTGTATAGTACCTACACAAATGGCATGGTCAGGCCACAAATAGTTTGACAATTTGCTTAGCTAATGTAGCTACTAAATTACACATTCTTCTATTGCAAGTACTGAgaattttttcatgtttgtgttTAGGCCAGTTATTGTTGAAGTGGTCAAATAGTTCAGTGACCTTTCGAACCTCCAAGAACATCTGCTCTTATCGACGTAACTAATCTTGTCTTCAACTCCCATTATTTCACATGAATAACTATGAAAAGATAATGTCTGTGCCCATCAAATATGACATTAAAAATATCTGTTGGGCTGGCTCTCAGACAAAAGGGGAACACTTGGAAATGAGTGAATGAGAAATAATCACTGGGATGCAAAATATTTGACAAGATGCACcagaaatatattatttcaattGAGATGGACGGATCCTAGCTCTGaaatgctgtttttttttccgcaTCTATCCTTCATGTGCAGCAGAGGGTTCAACAGAGAATGCTGGTTGCACCCACAAGCCAACCCAGAAATAACTTTCTTGATGCTAATAACCTCATATTCTTAGTACATCCGTGCCACAGCCGATATTCAAATCACAATCAATCTGTATTTCCAAACATTAATTATACAATTGTGCATTATGCTTAAGCATTTATCTTTCAACAGCACATGCATGCCTAATTTGTGACAGTACTAAAAATGCATGGCAACAGCTAAATTATTGTCTTTATATTAATCAACTTATGTAGCTGATTGCTATTTGGTTTGTCCTGTTGTCCCAAATctcagataaaagaaaaaaaagttctacTCTTGGTCTGTTGTCTTGTGCAAATTTAAGGATGTGCCAGGAGGTTATTTGGGTTGTAACATGTAGTTGAGGGATAATGCATCTTCAAGGAAGAAAGCTCTATAGACGTAGAATATTTTTACTACCAGATTGTCAGACAGATAAAAAGGGATTGACAGTGTAATTACCAGTTTTAAACTAGCAGCTATAGTgatttccaatttttttctgatgGCAAGAGAAAAGAAACTATAACTTATCTGCCTATTGTTTCccttttgttcctttttttcttttgcaatgcTTCCTTTCCCAAGACTATACCAATTGTGAATTATTCACATGGAAATTGGAATATGCTGACAGGGATGTATTGGATGAGGTAGAGATCCGCCAGCTCCTTATTGATCATGTTGGGCACCGATGCTGCTGGGGAAGTAGGCCTGCTCGCACATGGAAAATCACCTCCATTGAGGATTGCAATGTGTATGTTGGAACTTTGGAAACTTTCATCGAGGAAAGGGATACTGTAACTAACAAGGAACCATATCAGGGTGGGAAAATAGATGGACGGGACAAGGGTCATGTGCTTGGAGTTTGGGAACTAGATCTGAGGTCTGAATTTCCTCTACTCTTTGTACCAGAAAAAGAAGTAATGGTCAAGATTCCTCATTCAGAAGTAATTGAAAAATGCTTAGGTACGATTTTTATTCTGTAGTACtcatttaatcatagtttctTTCGCAAATTGTGTAATTTCTGTATTTCCTAAGTACAACCATGGTGTTTCTTTGTTCTGTCATAGTTCATATCTTTTCTGCAAATATCCTTCTATGCATCAGCTAAACTTCTGAAATGTATTTCTCAGTCCCATCATATATCATCACCTTaattcttttgtttatgctgTTACACCATTTTGCCATCATATACCACTTTGCCAcctatttaaatttgtaaatccttattttgcaataaaaagaagaaatgatCCATTTATACTTATTGACTGATTGCTAATATGCTAAAC
Encoded proteins:
- the LOC102709463 gene encoding protein SSUH2 homolog isoform X1, whose translation is MTVEAERDGEEQRRPLLSAAASPQPAAEHPHQHQHQQQYQYLGRSSSSALRGGGGGGGAGWSVGPEISAAEVRSAASISSASYYPPPPAVHHDVYPPDIHPPSPSTAPTPPHPHAAGGLAIVPQGPYPYGGEYQPSHDGRRDVLDEVEIRQLLIDHVGHRCCWGSRPARTWKITSIEDCNVYVGTLETFIEERDTVTNKEPYQGGKIDGRDKGHVLGVWELDLRSEFPLLFVPEKEVMVKIPHSEVIEKCLDCEGRGEMPCPTCNAGQEHGFYKANQMTRCSTCHGRGLLAHQDGSDTVCGMCSGKGMLPCIACGSRGLVTCKTCIGYGSLLAKSTAHVRWRTLSARKVSATRGAASVPDEVFHRAQGVQLCNIQAYQCTPAFFADSYQLNQFSSEVVASRIPVPPSARVISERHIISVVPVIRVTMSRRKQSFSFYVVGYSRDVFIRDYPSKFCWGLCCCFEWLRN
- the LOC102709463 gene encoding protein SSUH2 homolog isoform X2, which codes for MTVEAERDGEEQRRPLLSAAASPQPAAEHPHQHQHQQQYQYLGRSSSSALRGGGGGGGAGWSVGPEISAAEVRSAASISSASYYPPPPAVHHDVYPPDIHPPSPSTAPTPPHPHGGLAIVPQGPYPYGGEYQPSHDGRRDVLDEVEIRQLLIDHVGHRCCWGSRPARTWKITSIEDCNVYVGTLETFIEERDTVTNKEPYQGGKIDGRDKGHVLGVWELDLRSEFPLLFVPEKEVMVKIPHSEVIEKCLDCEGRGEMPCPTCNAGQEHGFYKANQMTRCSTCHGRGLLAHQDGSDTVCGMCSGKGMLPCIACGSRGLVTCKTCIGYGSLLAKSTAHVRWRTLSARKVSATRGAASVPDEVFHRAQGVQLCNIQAYQCTPAFFADSYQLNQFSSEVVASRIPVPPSARVISERHIISVVPVIRVTMSRRKQSFSFYVVGYSRDVFIRDYPSKFCWGLCCCFEWLRN